In Aedes albopictus strain Foshan chromosome 3, AalbF5, whole genome shotgun sequence, the genomic window gcctcgttgaataaatgtacgactcgtgctgaaaaaatcaactttttgcaactcgttacataaataactatatccacttcaaaaaatgttagtttttcatgaccgtcttcaagcatacggggcagaatggacaccctcatggggcaatatggacaccatgagacatttacgaatttcgtacattatttacacctataaagtcatttcattacaaaacaactattatggatgaataattcgCCGAAGTagatcatttttgttcagttaatttaaattcaggctgttttggataaagcttcgattttgtcggcatgtacagctgtgcctagaacaactattttccacttctgtcgttttttgaccaatttgtttcaccctatgtctactataatgAACATTTAAccaaaaatatactgaaatcgaagaatttggttggtttgtgatttaggttatattttttccttgccgcttctttcaaaaaggtgagtgtccattttgccccggcagcagaagatatttccaaacttgatttttgatataataaagaagaattataaacatgttaagcatgtagatatgtacagcaaaactacttgcaggttttaatcgacctgctcACCAAATCTTATTTTatatggtgtgaaaattataatttccatgcacaaaaacacggaggacgcaactttttcgtgtaaaatcaagtataattttaatttcaaatgtttctttcctgaaactacgttttagacaaatggaatatattctccattcattaaaagttcaaaaaagttcgcatatttcaaaatgttgagggtgtccatattgccccgcctacccctaatacggaacgtgaaacctcggaacatctgttttgcagttgtggtgggtgctttatacacgtgcaggcaaagatttctaaatagttgtTGCTTGCAACCCTGTgaaatctggtctgcagaacctgaggTCTTGGAGTTTAGAAATAAGATtgtacctgactgggagacgacgcgtcctGGTGGAAACTGATTAAGTACTTGACACATAGCTAGCTAGATGCGAacatcaaaacgggacatgccacaaaagttcatcgcagtggcttaatttccccaacaggggagaaaaaatattaataagCTGGCAGTAAAGCTACTTTGTAGTTAATAAGATCTCACAATAGGTATCGAATTTAAACTAATATTAATGAGCTGGTAATTTCTCAACTGCAATCAGAAAGCAGATCTCACTTTCAGACAATTTAGTGCTTTATTTGACAAAATAGTTTATCTCTAGGATTTAACGCTAAAGCGACGCACGCCGCACAATGTCACATTTATTGGAATAGATTTttccagtcgagaaaaaaaaaaacacattcttaCGTAGGTAGCTTCCTGTTAACCAGAACAATGTTCTTCCTTAAACGGtgccatttttattttttgctttttgGAATTACGACCTTACAGCTCTACGATACTTTGTGTTGTGACCATGGGGAATTAAAACGAGTTTATAATTTAAAATGCCGGGACCATCTCTCTAGGGAGCCCCCGCTTCAATCTCACTGGCCGGCACGTCCGGTTCCTCATCGTTGTAGATGTTCTCGGCCATTTGCCAGACCTGCATGATGTTATCCTCGGACACCGAGCAAATGACCCAGGGTTCGTTCGGGTTCCACGAGAAATCGGAGATTTTGGCGGTGTGGCCGCCGTGGATGAACAGCAGCTCTGGGGGACCGTCCTCGGTGTCTTCGGCGCTCTGCTCTTCACCAATCTTGGATAGATCCCACACGTGCAACCGTCGGTCGGTGCCGGATGAAGCCAGAATGGTCTCGTTATGGGGCGACCATTGGACCTGGAAGATCTCGTCTTTATGCGACTCGAACGAATGCAATTTGAGTTTTAGGTTGCGGAGATCCCACAGGGCCACGGTTTTGTCCGCAGATCCAGTGGCCAAAATGAATTCCGAATAAGGGTTAAAGCTGAGGCAGTTCACCTCGGCGGTGTGGGCATCGACAGTATGCGATGGTTTGGATGTGTTGTTACAACGGGTATCCCAGATCATAAGCTTTTGATCGTCTGCAACCGAACCAAACAGGGATTCGTGCAGCAGATGCCAGGCCACGTCCTCAACGACCGCCGTATGACCGGTGAAAATGTTCTTGGCATCGATGATTCGATGTTCTTTCGGAGTGGCATTAATGTCCCACAAGCAGATGGTATGATCATCACTAGCCGATAAAAGATATCCATTCAGATTCGGATTCCAGGACAATCCGTAGCCTTCCTTTTGGTGACCTCGGAGACGCAGATCTGGATGACATTCGCCGCTCGGTTCCGGTTTGCTCGGATGCTTGGTATAGTCAAACACCAGCACGTCACTAGATGGTGTTTTAGTAGCAATAACACAAGGGTTCTGTGGCATGTATCTAGCCCTGTTGACCTCACCCTCGTGATTGATCTTGATTTCAATCTCAATCTTTCCCGACACAGATCCAAATCCGCCAAACTCTCCTTTCTCGTTGTCATAATGGCTCGCGTCAAACTGGGCATCTTCGTTTGGCAGCTGCACGCTGGCAATCAGCAGATGATTTTGTTCATCGGACGTATGCGTTCCCAGGATCAACCGATGCACCGAGTAGTCCTTGCCCTCCGGTTTGGTCACATCCGGCAACCACTGTGCAGTCAACGAAGGCCATTCCAGGGCATGGGTCATTACCAAATCGTACAAGAACGGAGTGTTCTTCTTCCATACTTTGTACTCTTCGTTGATAACGCGCTCCTCGACGGCATCATCGAATGCTTCCGctgttgaaacaaaataaattcAATCAAATTCCAGCACTTTCGCTACAACGAATTAACACAAAATCCTACCTCCATCTCCGCGATCACCCATTTTTGCAGATGCTTCCGTACAGAGCAATCACCCGCCAAATCGCGTCAAGCTTGCAGCCAGCCGAAAAAGTTCCTCACCTCTTCTTCGCGCTTCACCCAGCTCCCTTCTTCGGCAGACACGCTAGTAAATTGGGGCACTTTGAACTGCAATTATTCGATAGATATAaacattttcatgaaaattttaccacaaaCACATTCGCTAGCACTATTTCCTCTAATAAAACACAAAACTAGTCGAAATATTGAACTATTTTAGCAAAAAATCGAAATTATTACCAAGCCACACACAACACCACTGCTTCGCTCGTCACAAAATCGGCGCTTCTTTTGTGCAAAATGCCGCAAAAGATGGCTGCGTACCAAATGGAACAAGGCGATGGAAACTACTGGGTCATTAACATATTGACGTCTGTCACTTTTGCACTCAGTGTTGGCAGTTTACCGGGGGAATAGTGGTTTTGCAGCGCGgcatcacgaacactaatgcaaaggGAAGATTCTAAAATTacatccatcgtttttcgggatttctagaagcccccctcccccctctgtcacgcaatttccctatacctaatacacgtactgtcacacttttctagaaccccccccctcccccaaatgttggacgtaatttttgaacgttcccaaatCTACTGGTAGAAAATATGCCCATTCGATTTTGCCGGGATCAGCTGATTTTTGtctactattttcaaccagtaactcaggtagtgttcgtgtaatgcaacgtgtacgtacacgcaacaccacttgAAGCAGAAACCACTACAAGCCATGTTACGAACCGAcatacaatgagccattttacgaagtgacaacaatgttgatgatgataccgtctacccccgttggtttgacctcatctaatctgaacactttttaatttgaccccctctaatctgcacatcgttcaaacctgGTTCAAACTAAGAATGGttcaaacacagacaaacagacgtaacactctgataattcacatcgtacaccgatttaacggtctttttcaaaatttgatagttggccaactgcccaaccgtggcgctcgcatcgtttttgttcgagtttgacgtttgctcactaccgccacctagttggtggtcggccaaacataggccttttagcattgggcgaatatgttttcgtgactatgatttgaatcgaaaaatgtgcgaagtgttacgtctgtttgcctgtggtatcactaataaacaaacaaaaaaacatatatttttttctaaatttcaaaACCCAATTGTCGGCtatggggaaacttcgggtttcatcctcgatgtcaatattgttgccaccacgtatgtggcaaccctaatcccacctaatgcatctgacaggagccaacatctatcgtgtatccacaatggaatcctttgtggatacataaatgtttacatacaaggtgttggattcttaaaaatggcggcctcgcaccctggtggttgccacggttgaaacccgaaatttCCTCACACGCGAAAAtcaatttttctttaaatttataCGTGAAACCTGATGTCAATCGTAGTGCGTGGGGTAGCGGATCTTGTCCTCTATCTAGCATGCTTTGCCCGATTTGCCCGACATATGTCCGACGCACGGttcaggagaaacatcgattttcgtatTTTTGTATCAAAAATTCCCTCCAGTCCAAAAAAATACGTCAACACAGATTGGAAGAAGAAGAGCTGACAATctgcactcaaaaaaaaaaaaatcgacatgtttgttggtcgatgatcacgttttgcaatggtaaatttgaaaacatttttatactTGTCATTACCGCAAGACGTCTTTCAATGCAAGTGCCGGTAAATCCACACGTTTTGAGAGACGagacagccaagggctgaaagtctctttaataaagacaaatcaatcaatcaatcaatcaatcacacGTTTTGGTACCCCTTTCTGGTCGGTGTACCCTAACTTGTTCCTGGTTTTCGAGTGTGTGgttcgtgtgttgctagtgcttatttcggaaattaaacatttcaaacgaaattgtagctattgatgattgtttctctttctttatcactttgcacgatattttatgtagcagcgaagcagtatCGATGTTTCAAgcgtattgcatcttgctttgctctttagattaccgtgcaaacgTTCAAACgtttgaaatatttgttcacacgtcaaacaccaaaggcagtagcaagtaaacaaaccgattattccatgcaccacccaaaaagtgtaaccgtcgctgaaaaattctagcagcgaaacgaaccaatgtatgctaaaacttgtgggaacatattgtggtgggacaaaaaatttttgcagggggtcgaatacggtgcaaaagatgCAATATTTTTGCCATGAATatcaagcaatcaaaacaaaaacattggacgccatgttcaATCGAATGCTGGGTTACTGATCCTGGCCTTTCGTCATCCCCCTATTGTACTTAAGTAAAAATCTAAGTGGTGCGaagagaaacggttttatttttcaagctagctaacacacacctacacactcccggcacacagcttgtaaacacgcacgagcgttcaattttcttgcaaccacctctctcagcgcggttgtcaaacacgccgtcgcgacgctgttcggaaatggtaaacatctgagtgtcgcggactgactcaatatgctctctcatcgggagccaaacatcgtgagccaaacattgaagatggaggttatgttaaaccttgttgaacctgtgtgattgattgaagagtattgttatctaggtgctgcggatataatcaaaactgttgtcacgatatctccatttgccgctgtcatgTCGTtgaaaagcgaggagaaggataaacatagtTTTGAGTCTATTTTAGCttattttgtaacaactatccatcaaaatttccatcgcgaatggaaaataataaactttgaacacgaaaacaaaatcggaataatgatggattgatcatgtttaccatttccgaacagcgtcgcgacggcgtgtttgacaaccgcgctgagaaaggtggttgcaagaaaattgaacgctcgtgcgtgtttacaagctgtgtgccgggagtgtgtaggtgtgtgttagctagcttgaaatataaaaccgtttctattcgcaccacctaggtaaacatgatcaattcaCCATTAaatattccaattttgttctcgtgttaaaagtttattattttccattcgcaatggaaattttgatggatagttgtaaAAAaaagctaaaataggctcaaaacagtgtttatccttctcctcgttttccaacggcttgacagcggcaaatggagatatcgtgacaacagttttgattacatccgcagcgcctagataacaatactcttcaatcaatcacacaagttcaataaggtttaacataacctcaatcttcaatgtttggctccccatgtttggctcccgctgagagagcatattgagtcagtccgtgACACTCAGGTATtataaaaattatatatatatatatataaaaattataaaaattatataaaaataaataaaattttatttttgggtGTAGTCCTACGCCAAACCCGCAAAAATAAAAATCGGCGTTGGCAAACAAAAATGCCCAAGTAATTTCGAGGTCCTACAGGACGCAGCCAAAAActgtactgtcaaaaatcgtCTGCGAAGGAAAAGCAAAACGGTGCGTGTGCAGAGCTAGTGAAAAGATTTTTCTTTCGTAAATTGGAATTTTATTCCAAAATTGAGAACGATTCTCTCGACAAATATCGGTGTAATCGTTTCTATGCATCAACCGCAAGGTGGTAAAACAGTGATTTTGTTGAAATAGTGGCTGAAATTGTCAGCACAAGTCAAATTGGACGCTGGGTGGATCGAGCGGCCGCCGCCGAGCTATTGGGGCTGGGGTTACGCCTTCCACAGAAACGCTGTGCAAGCAAACATCGACCCCATTTACGGCAAGTTCCCTGGAGTGGAGGAGTCGACGAATTGTGGCATCGGTTTGGCGTTGGAGATTACTACGGCTGGCTATACGGATTACTTTTTACAGGAACTATTTTCGGAGTGCAGTGCTTGATTTGTGGGTTTGCtaatttgttttttattttttatctattTCATGGGATTCTCTGGGAATTAACTTCGGGTGAATTGGACATATTTGTATGGATAATGGTATGAAATTGTGTGAAATGATAAAAACTGTGAATTCCGCGTGCACAACAAAATGATACAAACAATTCAGGATGTCAGTGACTGTGTGCCGCTGTACTTGCCGCATAGTCTGTATCTCAAGCCGTCGGCCAAGTTCAATGTGTCCGTTGCGCTGCCGAATGCCATCACTGGCAAAACCATCTCCAACTATGAAGTTATGGAGAAGATGCGTCAGATGATCCTGCCGGACAAATTCTCGGTGCTGAAGGTGAGTGTTCTTCCCTCGTTCACGATGCTTcgtttaccgttattatcaaaagaaaaaaaaaaatctcggagcgAGACccatatacagtcaggttttttttacgcggttttcatttacggtTTTCATATACTGGCAGGTTatcgtttttaataaaattacaaattacaaaattaatttacgcggccgcgtaaatgaaaactccatacaaaaaaaaatttcgtcttatttttgcatgattcgtcgagaaatggtgagactttttttacgcggttttttgaattttgaactgagttttatttttacgcggtacgtatcccccgcgtaaaaaaaaacctgactgtactattGTTGAATCAACATTGCatcatttcaaaaacttatactccggctagaaaaaaaaaatgaattgggtttttaaatttagaaaaatgttttgattttattgttttacacgaaagagcacctttttctcagtcctaggattttttttcagatttttagaactttattttggtacctaaaccaatttcaaagagattttttgaaatcaccttttgacagctgggcaacaatTTGACAACTCCGCCCAGTACAGaatacgacgaggggtgattcaacaaatcgctcccacacAATCTTCAAACTGATTTTATAATAGCTTCCccagcaccaaaattcatgagaatttggTTTTCGGcgcagtttggcatgtagattcagaatatggaattatgtcTGCACCGTTGAGGAAGCCAATTCACAGCAAGAATTTATGTCGGCATAAATCGTAGAAGCTGTCgcagaatttctttcgggattcctgttTTACGTATTCGTCttggtatttttccaggatttctctcaaATTTGTTACAGGATTTCtactacactgcaaaatatttttgctggtaatcagcaaagtttgctgatttttgtcgtgctgattgcattcagcaatacaaattactgagtatcagcaattatttttcaacttgctgaatcatccagcagttttgacagttgatcagcaaagctgtgctgaaattcagcaaaaatgttgctgaaattcagcaatttcttttgctgatttttggcgtgctggaagcattttaaaattttggtgtgtagagttgctccaatgatttcttccaatGAGTTTTAGCTGGTATATATCTTAAAGCTAAATGTTCTCGCgggatttattttgaagtttcacctaaggtttctctcggagtttcttctggaacttctaTCAGGATATTTCTTTCGGTATTCATCCGGAGTTTTTATGAATTAACCCTGGATTTGCGAATAAGATTTTTTCCTGAGTGCCTTCTTGGATTGATACAGGAGCTGTTGCACTATGTGGTAAGCGTATATCATTACCCCttaccaggcttgacagaaactccctcgcgagaaaatgaggaagcgaaatcacaacgcaaatcctcaacagcagcgagcgcgagcttgccgcgcagcgaggagttcgtccaacactcataattgcttgttgtgtttctcacgtccactcacactcaaaaagctctcgcgagttccactcccatacaaagaaagactctcgaggcgaaaatcgcactcaaaaacccgaaataattatcgactcttttttcgttcccctcttcctcgctcagtttttattgcctctctgtttgggtttcgttcgctccctcgcaacgaggcaaaagcaaaacaccactCTATAGCATGTTGCAAaattcttttgatttcgaggaggattatcaagcctgccccTTACGCTTGACCACCAGAACAACATAATTACGAACCCGGAAGaagtgatcttgtaccgacttttcgaaccctctaagcagaataccctcttcgaatgagtgtaatcagtttcgtaccttttaattccgacctaattgcttatcctttgacagatacgcgtatttcgtctACCACTTGTAAGtagtcttcctcagtgtcagttatccactgatactgaggaagattacaagtacgTTACAAGATATTTCCGAGGCGTTCTAACCCCTATCAATCACATGTAAATCATCTGAGATCCACTGAAAGCACCGAAAACGCCTATGTAATATCTCTGAAACCCATCAAAAATCCTCCAAAGCTTCCTGGAATCCCTttgaaattcccctaaaacgTCCCCTAAACGCATCTGAGAATTCCCGAAACCACCAAAAACCCCTCCAAAATCCGCCAAAgatcctctaaaacttcctgaaatgctcctgaaatcccttaaaacCCCGCCGGTCCCatgtaacgctcctgagacccttcAAAATCCCCGGAAACGCCTGTGTTATGCCTCTGATACCCGCCGGAAATCcgctgaaacttcttgaagatatgacgaagccacatctcgaatttGCAAAAGAACAAATCTGAATAATCCGATATaagtttgcactgaaaagttgatcgattggtcactacCAGCGGGCAACCAATCGATTAGCATTTTAGCGCAAACCAACGTTTGATTCCTCAGATTTGTGttcttgaaaattcgagatgcAGCTTCGTCATCacttgaaatgcccctggaaacgcccctaaaatccgCTCCAAAAATCAATGTCCCCAACCTgacctccaggtacccctctgaaattccctttggatcccctgaaataccttcaagacctcttaaaacgcccctaagacccccTGAATCGTTCCCAAAATCCCCTGAATCCCaagtgcccctgagaccccttgaaactcGTTGATCTCTTGATACACTCTGATACTCTttggaatacccctgaaacgcctctgacatcCGCCAGaactcccctggaaccccctgagaccccatggaaTCCCCCTGAGACTGcctgaaactcctctgagaccccctgaagcactcCCAAGACTTCCTACaattcctgaaactccctaagagaactctgaaacccccttaaacgctcctgagatctcctggtacttcGCTGAAACCTTTTTTTGCCCCCTCACcccgacaagtcttatggatttcgctattcaatgtatgaaaagcatacgagaactatgaaatgatgaaaaaaataaaaattactgatttttactGATTACTGATGCAAACTATGAAAAGCATatgaacagtatcctcagtgtagttattgaacttcccatgtttttgactcttattgccttaactggctataacttgaaaatggtcaaacttatcaaagttgttttacccttattcgaaaggttattgaattttctatcaaatggcatctttgaatcgattggtttagttaaataaccaaGTTTTCTAGTGCAAAAtaactaaaaatagtgtatttttatggtttttttgtcaattatctttgaaacatgcgtaataaattaaaattctttttttggcaaagttgtggcctctgttacactctacaatgcGTTCCTTGactccaaacttctagctcttatcgttttcttgcaatttaaatcaaatgtgcggcacaatgcgcaaaaaagtgctttccatgacagttgcaaatttatgatctgaaatgcgatgttaaaatcgaaattgcaacaaaacgataagtgataaaagtttgatatcgaagaacgaattgtagagtggaacaggggcctcaactttgccaaagaaagaattttaaattattacgcatttttcaaagataattgacaaaaataaattaaatacaTTACAAATAGCTcaattgctctagaaaacttagttatttaactaaactaaaccaatcgattcaaagatgccatttgatagaaaattcaataatctttcgaataagggtcaaaaaacttcgataagtttgaccattttcaagttatagccagttaaggcaataagagtcaaaaacatgggaagttcaataactacgtaacggttaagatttgaccatatgcgtagaacatttttttctccatttatggtcctctaacaccctttaaaaagtttgcactcaggaacctaacaccctgtattttaccctataaatagaGGCATTGCTCAATTattacgtgctggagcaaatgtgagcccggatttggattcagcggcccaaaatccgtcgggacacataagtttgctcttgagacaaaaaaatattgagactgtccaatagttaatttttgtttcgctgtgttttTAATGTTGTATTGTAGTGATGAACCCTCCTACGGTGAAAAATCAttttaataaagaataaaaaaaggaGCTGTTGGTGATATTGCTCTTTGAATTCTCCCTGTGATTTCTTTTAAAGCTTTTCCTTATAGTTTTACCGGATTTGTTACAGTAATGCACCTGAGACTATTTTTACAGACTTTCTCAGGACTCTTCCCAGAACTCTTCCCAGAATCTCTACCGGAAATTGTCCTGAGATTCTGGATGCTCTTTTTGGGATTTATATAATAGGTATTCCCAGAGTTCTTGCAGTGTTTTTCACAGGTTTTCCACAGAATGTCTTTTGAGATAACTTACCAAATTCCTTATAAAACCTTCCCGAAGAAATACTTTTTTAGAATAAATCTAGGTGAAATccgcaaaataattaaaaaaaaaatgtcgacaggaacttccaaaaaaaaaaaaaaacctgggaaaAAAGGAAACATCTCGGAAAAAAGTTCTAAGAGTTCTCCCGAGAGGAAATATTATGGACATCCAAGGAGAAACTTTGTAAACCTCAAGGAACTACGGGAAAACATCCGTGAGGAAATCTGAGGAAAAATCAGAAAACTCTTTGGAAGATATCCTTGGAACTTCCGcaagaattttgtaaaaaatccgggagaaactGTTATCCCAGAAAACCACTGATAACAAGTTGTGAAGCTACTTTGgaaggatcttcaggaggaatctagcgaaaaactctggaagcatatcgggaaaacctctggaagaagtaACGGGAGAAAATCCCAGGAACTACTCTTAGAAAAATTTGAAAGATGCTTACTTCATTTTTGGGAATATTTTTCAAGTTTTTGCAAAGTACatatacatttttgaaaattaggctgaatttttgaattaaaaacttttaaaattttcctTTGGAAAAACCTTCAaagctcagggaattttattttgggtTATGAGTACACTGAaggacggcttgcggtaatgaccagcataaaaatgttttcaaatttaccatgggaaAACTTGATCATTGACCCACaatcgcttcttgtgtgcgttctGTTTCCTCTCTTATCAACCGAAGCGATAGCCTAGTTAGTGGtggcgtgcgagcctggtgatctcaaggttcttggttcgaatccggttgtcaacagaaactttttttcatTCTAAACCGCAAACCGTCTTGTAGTGTAGAGATCCTGGCAGTTTTTCGTCATTCTTGCTATTGTCCAGTTGAGCAGCACTAATCTTGCATTCGCTGAACGCGAAGTCTCCAGCAATGAAGACCTTCCTTCAAGTTCTTTTCGATAATAACGATAAATGGAGCATCGTACTTTCGAGTGCGTTCGGAGTTAGATCCAGATTGTTTGATTCTTAACAGGTTCGATCTTTGTCGCAGGTTTCCAAAAGCACGGTCGGGCTCATCCGCTTCGAGGGCGAGCTGGAAGACCGGAGCAAACTGCGTCATGTACTGTCGCGGCTCGACGGACGGCCGATCCGGCTGCCGGGGTTCAGTGAATCGGTAAAACTGCGAGCATCGGAGGCGAAAGACGATTTCCCGACCCGTCACGATTGGGATTCCTTCTTTCGCGATGCCAAGAACATGGACGAGATGAAGGCGGGCGAACGTCCGGACACGATCCACTTTGCCAATTTGCCGATCAAGTGGTTCTGTCCGCGGCACATGGAGAACGAGGACAACGCCAAACCGAGCGAGAGCATTTTCAAGCGGATCTTCGAAAAGTTCGGCGATGTCCGGTGTGTGGACATTCCGATCTGTGACCCGTACCGGTCGCAGATGAAGGCGCACATGTCGGGCATGCAGAAGTTTAGCTTCGACCAGGAGATGTACTTCGAAGGGTAAGGCTTTTATAGGGTTTATTTGAGAGGTATATGTTGAGTTTGCTAATCCAACCTTTTTTCTTCAGGTATGTCCAGTTCAGCGAGTACGTCGGGTTTGTGAAGGCGATGGATGAGTTCCGGGGCATGAAGCTGGTGCACAAGGAGGTGGACAAAAATCTGGCGGTTTCCATTGCGGTGGATTTCGACCGGACCAAACACCTGAG contains:
- the LOC109621259 gene encoding chromatin assembly factor 1 p55 subunit, with translation MGDRGDGAEAFDDAVEERVINEEYKVWKKNTPFLYDLVMTHALEWPSLTAQWLPDVTKPEGKDYSVHRLILGTHTSDEQNHLLIASVQLPNEDAQFDASHYDNEKGEFGGFGSVSGKIEIEIKINHEGEVNRARYMPQNPCVIATKTPSSDVLVFDYTKHPSKPEPSGECHPDLRLRGHQKEGYGLSWNPNLNGYLLSASDDHTICLWDINATPKEHRIIDAKNIFTGHTAVVEDVAWHLLHESLFGSVADDQKLMIWDTRCNNTSKPSHTVDAHTAEVNCLSFNPYSEFILATGSADKTVALWDLRNLKLKLHSFESHKDEIFQVQWSPHNETILASSGTDRRLHVWDLSKIGEEQSAEDTEDGPPELLFIHGGHTAKISDFSWNPNEPWVICSVSEDNIMQVWQMAENIYNDEEPDVPASEIEAGAP